The following are from one region of the Gossypium hirsutum isolate 1008001.06 chromosome D03, Gossypium_hirsutum_v2.1, whole genome shotgun sequence genome:
- the LOC107950108 gene encoding uncharacterized protein: MADSQKLTALKKAYAEIILNTAKEAAARIMVSERKALRYQQELFAAKDEALRMLLRLKQMLDAKVNDAEMMSLNQQKRIEELEAQLGEAEDIVRDLRAELREAQDELEKLSQDSVHYSDEKRLKDDVAASVERSQENTINEFWSVRSLRDAQTNLVTVSDIKSSVLSRTNAGNKCSCKDNCYVCNPDFASIVMRRKEPDLYRNGCTHRIRALERCLLNENLSLSRQVDDAKNEKTGEGEEGKGMPSKLSTRADMCRLEGKTDELKVMNNITQVLPLSFFHMKRKRAARYKKNKASSSMNVLDQAVAMCQEPDLLCLESFSHDAESNGQFGEDSRIIKHDTQKGPHSPNTSSPLDAAKVIAESGYEDQKDDVQFGKACDFNDNKNNDKSLVDKKQLIRQESGSAEISGDPSCKTDLETVDGSAVNLDVKSSEITERSSPQLSNNKFLMYTFKRKRKKDSLSSPDRDCSHDDDILHKKIKENQNGSLDSEKSTLTSEESRDSRRLVQVARQLISLSEKKLR; encoded by the exons ATGGCGGATTCCCAG aAATTGACGGCTTTGAAAAAGGCTTATGCCGAAATCATTCTGAACACGGCTAAAGAGGCGGCGGCGAGGATAATGGTGTCGGAGAGAAAGGCTCTAAGATATCAGCAAGAGCTGTTCGCTGCTAAAGATGAGGCGTTGCGTATGTTGCTTAGGTTGAAACAAATGTTGGATGCTAAG GTTAATGATGCAGAGATGATGTCCTTGAATCAACAGAAAAGAATTGAAGAGCTCGAAGCACAACTGGGAGAGGCTGAGGATATAGTTAGAGATCTTAGAGCAGAGTTGAGAGAAGCACAGGATGAGTTGGAGAAGCTGTCACAAGACTCGGTGCATTATTCGGATGAAAAAAGGTTGAAAGATGATGTTGCTGCTTCAGTAGAAAGATCTCAGGAAAATACAATCAATGAATTTTGGTCTGTCAGATCTTTACGTGATGCACAAactaatttagtgactgtttctGATATCAAGAGTTCAGTTCTGAGCAGAACTAATGCGGGTAATAAGTGTTCTTGTAAGGATAACTGCTATGTTTGTAACCCTGATTTTGCCTCCATAGTGATGAGACGAAAAGAGCCTGACCTGTATAGAAATGGGTGCACTCATAGGATTCGTGCGCTTGAAAGGTGCCTTTTGAATGAAAATTTATCTCTTTCTAGGCAAGTAGATGATGCAAAGAATGAAAAGACTGGAGAAGGTGAAGAAGGTAAAGGTATGCCCTCGAAACTTTCTACAAGAGCTGACATGTGCAGACTGGAAGGAAAAACAGATGAGTTGAAAGTGATGAACAACATTACCCAAGTTCTTCCTCTTAGTTTTTTTCATATGAAAAGGAAAAGAGCTGCTagatataagaaaaataaagctTCCTCATCCATGAATGTACTTGATCAGGCTGTAGCAATGTGCCAAGAACCTGATCTATTGTGCTTGGAAAGTTTTTCGCATGATGCTGAAAGTAACGGTCAATTTGGGGAGGACTCTAGGATCATCAAACATGATACTCAGAAGGGTCCCCATTCTCCTAACACTAGTTCACCTTTAGATGCTGCTAAAGTAATTGCTGAATCAGGATATGAAGATCAGAAGGATGATGTGCAGTTTGGGAAAGCTTGCGACTTCAATGAtaacaaaaataatgataaatcgCTGGTAGACAAAAAACAGTTGATAAGGCAGGAAAGTGGATCTGCCGAAATTTCAGGGGATCCATCTTGCAAAACAGATCTTGAGACTGTTGATGGATCTGCAGTGAACTTGGATGTTAAATCATCTGAAATAACTGAGAGGTCTTCTCCTCAACTGTCAAATAATAAGTTTCTCATGTACACATTCAAAAGAAAGAGGAAGAAGGATTCTTTGAGCAGCCCTGACAGAGATTGCTCACATGATGATGACATTTTGCACAAGAAGATAAAGGAGAACCAAAATGGTTCTCTAGATTCAGAAAAGTCCACGTTGACATCCGAAGAATCTAGAGATAGTCGACGACTAGTTCAAGTTGCTCGTCAG CTCATATCATTATCGGAGAAGAAGTTGAGGTAG